From the Thamnophis elegans isolate rThaEle1 chromosome 11, rThaEle1.pri, whole genome shotgun sequence genome, one window contains:
- the LOC116514668 gene encoding dimethylaniline monooxygenase [N-oxide-forming] 2-like isoform X1, translated as MAKRVAIIGAGASGLTAIKCCLDEGLQPTCFERSEDIGGLWRFQEHVTEGHSSIYKSLTTNSSKELMSFSDFPIPEEYPNYMHHSKVMEYFRMYAEKFDLIKYIHFKAQVRHLRKHTDFPITGQWEIVTEMNGRQESAVFDAVLLCTGFHVHPYFPLDSFPGVEKFKGEIIHSSAYKNPEKYQDQRILIIGLGNSGLEISIDLSHSTKQVFLSTRTGAWVINRVSDGGYPFDAVHFTRFKNLLFHKLPGALINQWGEKKLNMKFNHENYGVKPQHRFLSKTPIMGDDLPNAIIAGRVLMKPHVKKFTERGVIFEDGSTEENIGVVIFATGYTFSFPYTQDIILRTQANKVSLYKNVFPPHLGKHTLAVIGFVKPIGAIMPVSEIQARWATRIFKGLNKLPSDNDMMTDIVKRIQYNEKWYAASRINPLIVQYIDYMDELASILGVKPKLLSLFLTDPKLAWEVYFGPCSATQFRLTGPGKWEGARNTILTQRERIIKPTKTRPLQSSTNTKVTLVPSFFIKSLICLGLLTIVLTYL; from the exons ATGGCCAAGAGAGTAGCCATCATTGGAGCTGGGGCGAGTGGCCTTACGGCCATTAAATGCTGTTTGGATGAGGGTCTTCAGCCAACATGTTTTGAGAGAAGTGAGGATATAGGGGGGCTATGGAGATTCCAG GAACATGTCACAGAAGGCCACAGCAGCATTTACAAATCATTGACTACAAATAGTTCAAAGGAGCTGATGAGTTTTAGTGATTTTCCTATTCCTGAGGAATACCCAAACTATATGCATCATAGTAAAGTGATGGAGTACTTTAGGATGTATGCAGAGAAATTTGATTTGATAAAGTACATACATTTCAAG GCTCAAGTCCGCCATTTAAGGAAACACACAGATTTCCCCATCACCGGACAGTGGGAAATTGTAACAGAAATGAACGGGAGGCAGGAATCGGCTGTCTTTGATGCTGTTCTACTTTGCACAGGCTTCCATGTGCATCCTTATTTTCCTCTGGATTCATTTCCAG gtGTTGAAAAATTTAAGGGGGAAATTATTCACAGTTCGGCATATAAGAATCCTGAAAAATACCAGGACCAACGAATCCTCATCATAGGCTTGGGAAATTCTGGATTAGAAATTTCTATTGATCTCAGCCATAGCACAAAGCAG gTCTTTCTGAGCACTAGAACTGGTGCTTGGGTGATTAATCGAGTCTCTGATGGTGGGTATCCTTTTGATGCAGTGCATTTTACACGCTTCAAAAATCTCCTTTTCCATAAACTTCCTGGGGCACTGATAAACCAATGGGGAGAGAAGAAGCTGAATATGAAATTTAACCATGAGAACTATGGTGTAAAACCCCAGCACAG gTTCCTAAGTAAGACTCCAATTATGGGAGATGACCTACCAAATGCTATAATTGCTGGAAGGGTGCTAATGAAACCACACGTGAAGAAGTTCACTGAAAGAGGTGTGATCTTTGAAGATGGCAGCACAGAAGAAAATATTGGCGTGGTCATTTTTGCTACAGGATACACCTTCTCCTTTCCCTACACTCAGGACATTATCCTCAGAACCCAAGCAAATAAAGTCTCACTGTATAAAAATGTTTTCCCACCACACTTGGGAAAGCACACATTAGCTGTGATTGGCTTCGTCAAACCTATAGGAGCCATTATGCCTGTATCTGAGATCCAAGCTCGCTGGGCCACAAGAATCTTCAAGG GCTTGAACAAGTTACCTTCAGATAATGACATGATGACTGATATTGTTAAGAGGATCCAATACAATGAAAAATG GTATGCAGCAAGCAGGATCAATCCCTTAATAGTGCAGTATATTGATTACATGGATGAACTGGCTTCCATATTAGGAGTGAAACCGAAGCTGCTGAGTCTTTTTCTGACCGATCCAAAGTTGGCCTGGGAAGTATATTTTGGACCTTGTTCAGCTACTCAGTTCCGTCTGACCGGTCCTGGGAAGTGGGAGGGAGCCAGAAACACCATCTTGACCCAGAGAGAAAGGATTATCAAGCCTACAAAGACACGACCTCTGCAGTCTTCTACCAACACCAAAGTAACTCTGGTTCCTTCTTTCTTCATTAAATCACTCATCTGTTTGGGACTTCTCACTATTGTCTTAACTTATCTCTAA
- the LOC116514668 gene encoding dimethylaniline monooxygenase [N-oxide-forming] 2-like isoform X2 yields the protein MAKRVAIIGAGASGLTAIKCCLDEGLQPTCFERSEDIGGLWRFQEHVTEGHSSIYKSLTTNSSKELMSFSDFPIPEEYPNYMHHSKVMEYFRMYAEKFDLIKYIHFKAQVRHLRKHTDFPITGQWEIVTEMNGRQESAVFDAVLLCTGFHVHPYFPLDSFPVHFTRFKNLLFHKLPGALINQWGEKKLNMKFNHENYGVKPQHRFLSKTPIMGDDLPNAIIAGRVLMKPHVKKFTERGVIFEDGSTEENIGVVIFATGYTFSFPYTQDIILRTQANKVSLYKNVFPPHLGKHTLAVIGFVKPIGAIMPVSEIQARWATRIFKGLNKLPSDNDMMTDIVKRIQYNEKWYAASRINPLIVQYIDYMDELASILGVKPKLLSLFLTDPKLAWEVYFGPCSATQFRLTGPGKWEGARNTILTQRERIIKPTKTRPLQSSTNTKVTLVPSFFIKSLICLGLLTIVLTYL from the exons ATGGCCAAGAGAGTAGCCATCATTGGAGCTGGGGCGAGTGGCCTTACGGCCATTAAATGCTGTTTGGATGAGGGTCTTCAGCCAACATGTTTTGAGAGAAGTGAGGATATAGGGGGGCTATGGAGATTCCAG GAACATGTCACAGAAGGCCACAGCAGCATTTACAAATCATTGACTACAAATAGTTCAAAGGAGCTGATGAGTTTTAGTGATTTTCCTATTCCTGAGGAATACCCAAACTATATGCATCATAGTAAAGTGATGGAGTACTTTAGGATGTATGCAGAGAAATTTGATTTGATAAAGTACATACATTTCAAG GCTCAAGTCCGCCATTTAAGGAAACACACAGATTTCCCCATCACCGGACAGTGGGAAATTGTAACAGAAATGAACGGGAGGCAGGAATCGGCTGTCTTTGATGCTGTTCTACTTTGCACAGGCTTCCATGTGCATCCTTATTTTCCTCTGGATTCATTTCCAG TGCATTTTACACGCTTCAAAAATCTCCTTTTCCATAAACTTCCTGGGGCACTGATAAACCAATGGGGAGAGAAGAAGCTGAATATGAAATTTAACCATGAGAACTATGGTGTAAAACCCCAGCACAG gTTCCTAAGTAAGACTCCAATTATGGGAGATGACCTACCAAATGCTATAATTGCTGGAAGGGTGCTAATGAAACCACACGTGAAGAAGTTCACTGAAAGAGGTGTGATCTTTGAAGATGGCAGCACAGAAGAAAATATTGGCGTGGTCATTTTTGCTACAGGATACACCTTCTCCTTTCCCTACACTCAGGACATTATCCTCAGAACCCAAGCAAATAAAGTCTCACTGTATAAAAATGTTTTCCCACCACACTTGGGAAAGCACACATTAGCTGTGATTGGCTTCGTCAAACCTATAGGAGCCATTATGCCTGTATCTGAGATCCAAGCTCGCTGGGCCACAAGAATCTTCAAGG GCTTGAACAAGTTACCTTCAGATAATGACATGATGACTGATATTGTTAAGAGGATCCAATACAATGAAAAATG GTATGCAGCAAGCAGGATCAATCCCTTAATAGTGCAGTATATTGATTACATGGATGAACTGGCTTCCATATTAGGAGTGAAACCGAAGCTGCTGAGTCTTTTTCTGACCGATCCAAAGTTGGCCTGGGAAGTATATTTTGGACCTTGTTCAGCTACTCAGTTCCGTCTGACCGGTCCTGGGAAGTGGGAGGGAGCCAGAAACACCATCTTGACCCAGAGAGAAAGGATTATCAAGCCTACAAAGACACGACCTCTGCAGTCTTCTACCAACACCAAAGTAACTCTGGTTCCTTCTTTCTTCATTAAATCACTCATCTGTTTGGGACTTCTCACTATTGTCTTAACTTATCTCTAA
- the LOC116514668 gene encoding dimethylaniline monooxygenase [N-oxide-forming] 5-like isoform X3 — MAKRVAIIGAGASGLTAIKCCLDEGLQPTCFERSEDIGGLWRFQEHVTEGHSSIYKSLTTNSSKELMSFSDFPIPEEYPNYMHHSKVMEYFRMYAEKFDLIKYIHFKAQVRHLRKHTDFPITGQWEIVTEMNGRQESAVFDAVLLCTGFHVHPYFPLDSFPGVEKFKGEIIHSSAYKNPEKYQDQRILIIGLGNSGLEISIDLSHSTKQVFLSTRTGAWVINRVSDGGYPFDAVHFTRFKNLLFHKLPGALINQWGEKKLNMKFNHENYGVKPQHRFLSKTPIMGDDLPNAIIAGRVLMKPHVKKFTERGVIFEDGSTEENIGVVIFATGYTFSFPYTQDIILRTQANKVSLYKNVFPPHLGKHTLAVIGFVKPIGAIMPVSEIQARWATRIFKGMQQAGSIP; from the exons ATGGCCAAGAGAGTAGCCATCATTGGAGCTGGGGCGAGTGGCCTTACGGCCATTAAATGCTGTTTGGATGAGGGTCTTCAGCCAACATGTTTTGAGAGAAGTGAGGATATAGGGGGGCTATGGAGATTCCAG GAACATGTCACAGAAGGCCACAGCAGCATTTACAAATCATTGACTACAAATAGTTCAAAGGAGCTGATGAGTTTTAGTGATTTTCCTATTCCTGAGGAATACCCAAACTATATGCATCATAGTAAAGTGATGGAGTACTTTAGGATGTATGCAGAGAAATTTGATTTGATAAAGTACATACATTTCAAG GCTCAAGTCCGCCATTTAAGGAAACACACAGATTTCCCCATCACCGGACAGTGGGAAATTGTAACAGAAATGAACGGGAGGCAGGAATCGGCTGTCTTTGATGCTGTTCTACTTTGCACAGGCTTCCATGTGCATCCTTATTTTCCTCTGGATTCATTTCCAG gtGTTGAAAAATTTAAGGGGGAAATTATTCACAGTTCGGCATATAAGAATCCTGAAAAATACCAGGACCAACGAATCCTCATCATAGGCTTGGGAAATTCTGGATTAGAAATTTCTATTGATCTCAGCCATAGCACAAAGCAG gTCTTTCTGAGCACTAGAACTGGTGCTTGGGTGATTAATCGAGTCTCTGATGGTGGGTATCCTTTTGATGCAGTGCATTTTACACGCTTCAAAAATCTCCTTTTCCATAAACTTCCTGGGGCACTGATAAACCAATGGGGAGAGAAGAAGCTGAATATGAAATTTAACCATGAGAACTATGGTGTAAAACCCCAGCACAG gTTCCTAAGTAAGACTCCAATTATGGGAGATGACCTACCAAATGCTATAATTGCTGGAAGGGTGCTAATGAAACCACACGTGAAGAAGTTCACTGAAAGAGGTGTGATCTTTGAAGATGGCAGCACAGAAGAAAATATTGGCGTGGTCATTTTTGCTACAGGATACACCTTCTCCTTTCCCTACACTCAGGACATTATCCTCAGAACCCAAGCAAATAAAGTCTCACTGTATAAAAATGTTTTCCCACCACACTTGGGAAAGCACACATTAGCTGTGATTGGCTTCGTCAAACCTATAGGAGCCATTATGCCTGTATCTGAGATCCAAGCTCGCTGGGCCACAAGAATCTTCAAGG GTATGCAGCAAGCAGGATCAATCCCTTAA